In Lodderomyces elongisporus chromosome 2, complete sequence, the following proteins share a genomic window:
- a CDS encoding uncharacterized protein (MEROPS:MER0015142) → MTGHSERSEERRIEDSERSPHKLPINAIAPSDRDSIRIPSPVRLNSPHMPKNDSRLANGGSVKPNLNSTLNNRNTSAYYQTSETIHNPKPTHFNNKAPQFSLNTAATVTATNALASASANASANASANTTIATSSDSGALGEDNEIVEFGTITSPPSTFPSTPNSVDSSAMPTASSLNLPRLVHKWTHTHSILCCIASPKNRLLICGTQDGKVLVFDLSTYSLKYEIDRGEGSHQIHSILTLTLSKNEDFLFVGGSDSLVKVYNINGFVCTHVIYSLVDIGDIFSIVWCDQSQTLYIGAQNASILWCKLSDADNTTQLNNMPNFRYDKFFDSKGPGGSKNTLQTRHELYRKNSNSVRENNSTTIKFIECKNEEIVRFAHHGYVYCLEIVDTPIGHFNECKYLVSAGGDGVINIWSMKNKKLTKLTSLQNDESVLSMCLQNSLLYVGVGDSNINVWDLMTLQKIRSFQFTDRESNEVLSIAVHNDALFKACAYSGLVKLTMKYRDVSNSVLMSPQEEDGVTNTVNVFKLGQEVFLLAGGNKNLSLWNISDGAEGEEISPHSASSATVPCTRLGNNDLLSMLKKFVTYKTISKTPELYLEDSRHCAQFLSKLLNNFGAYQTKLLPVQDGNPIVFAEFKANSNLNSSSGSSSGSSSGSNSGSNSGSDSGPDSGPDSSAELKFSKSERILYYAHYDVVDATRQEAQDWSTNPFVLTAKEGNLYARGVSDNKGPTLAAVYAVAELFSKKELTCDVVFIIEGEEECGSLRFQDVIKQHKELIGDIDWVLLSNSYWLDDYTPCLNYGLRGVINANVTIKSDRPDRHSGVDGGVSREPVMDMVQVLSTLMDPTTQEIKIDGFYDDILPLTAVEEQLYEKIREMSKTSVDIDILKAKWRQPSLTIHKIQVSGPNNNTVIPQVVKATISLRIVPNQDLETIKQKLKDHLGNVFSSLGSDNSLSVNVFHEAEPWLGDPENKMYQILRENVQHHWQQEPIFIREGGSIPSVRFLEKCFGAPAAQIPCGQSSDNAHLKDEKLRIVNLFKLRSILTDTFKEIGSQK, encoded by the coding sequence ATGACAGGCCACAGTGAGAGGTCCGAGGAAAGACGCATTGAAGATAGCGAACGACTGCCGCATAAACTACCCATCAACGCTATAGCCCCATCAGACCGCGATTCGATTAGAATACCATCGCCAGTAAGATTAAACAGTCCACACATGCCCAAAAATGACTCTCGATTGGCAAATGGCGGATCCGTCAAACCCAATCTCAATAGCACTTTGAACAATCGTAACACGAGTGCATACTACCAAACGAGCGAGACGATACACAATCCAAAACCCACACATTTTAATAATAAAGCGCCACAGTTCTCCCTCAATACCGCTGCAACAGTAACTGCAACAAATGCACTTGCAAGTGCAAGTGCAAATGCAAGTGCAAATGCAAGCGCAAATACAACAATAGCCACTTCCAGTGACAGTGGTGCTCTTGGCGAAGATaatgaaattgttgagTTTGGAACTATAACATCACCTCCTTCAACATTTCCTTCAACACCCAACTCTGTTGACTCATCAGCAATGCCAACAGCCTCTTCTCTAAATCTCCCGAGACTCGTGCACAAATGGACACACACCCATTCAATCTTGTGTTGCATCGCTTCGCCTAAAAACCGCCTTCTAATATGCGGTACGCAAGACGGGAAAGTCTTGGTGTTTGACTTGTCGACTTATAGCTTGAAATACGAGATCGATCGAGGAGAAGGAAGCCACCAAATACACTCCATACTAACACTAACATTGAGCAAAAACGAAgactttttgtttgttggcGGATCAGACTCATTAGTCAAAGTCTACAACATTAATGGATTTGTATGCACTCACGTCATATACTCATTAGTAGACATTGGCGATATCTTTTCAATCGTTTGGTGCGACCAATCGCAGACCTTATACATTGGAGCACAGAATGCGAGCATACTATGGTGCAAATTGTCCGATGCAGACAATACGACACAACTAAATAACATGCCCAACTTCCGTTACGACAAGTTCTTTGACTCAAAGGGACCAGGAGGTTCAAAAAACACGCTTCAAACTAGACACGAGCTTTATAGGAAAAACTCCAATAGTGTAAGGGAAAACAATTCAACTACTATCAAATTTATCGAATGCAAAAACGAAGAAATTGTCAGATTTGCACATCACGGATACGTCTATTGTCTTGAAATAGTTGACACCCCCATTGGCCATTTTAACGAATGCAAATACCTTGTGTCTGCTGGAGGCGATGGAGTAATTAATATCTGGTCcatgaaaaataagaaattgACAAAGTTGACCTCTTTACAAAATGACGAATCGGTCTTATCAATGTGCCTCCAAAACTCCTTACTATACGTTGGCGTTGGTGACTCAAATATCAACGTATGGGACTTGATGACTCTACAGAAGATTAGATCATTCCAGTTTACAGACCGCGAACTGAATGAGGTTTTGAGTATTGCAGTTCACAATGATGCATTGTTCAAGGCGTGTGCATATTCGGGGTTGGTGAAATTGACCATGAAATACAGAGATGTGTCAAATAGTGTTTTGATGAGTcctcaagaagaagatggcGTTACCAATACTGTTAATGTTTTCAAGTTGGGGCAAGAAGTTTTCCTTCTTGCTGGTGGAAACAAGAACCTTTCGTTATGGAATATCAGCGATGGAGCCGAGGGTGAAGAAATCTCACCACATTCGGCTTCGCTGGCAACCGTTCCATGCACAAGACTTGGCAACAACGACTTGCTCtcaatgttgaaaaaatttgtaACTTACAAAACAATTAGTAAGACACCGGAGCTTTACCTTGAAGATAGTCGACATTGTGCGCAATTTTTGTCCAAATTGCTCAACAATTTCGGCGCTTACCAAACTAAATTGTTACCAGTTCAAGATGGGAAcccaattgtttttgcagAGTTTAAAGCAAACTCTAATTTAAACTCTAGCTCAGGTTCTAGTTCAGGTTCTAGTTCAGGTTCTAATTCAGGTTCTAATTCAGGTTCTGATTCAGGTCCTGATTCAGGTCCTGATTCAAGTGCAGAGCTCAAGTTTTCAAAGCTGGAGCGTATTTTGTATTATGCGCAttatgatgttgttgatgctaCACGGCAAGAGGCTCAGGACTGGAGCACAAACCCATTTGTCTTGACAGCAAAGGAAGGGAATCTTTATGCTCGAGGTGTCAGCGATAACAAGGGCCCTACTTTAGCAGCAGTTTATGCTGTTGCCGAGCTATTTTCTAAAAAGGAACTAACTTGTGATGTTGTATTTATAATCGAAGGCGAGGAAGAATGTGGGTCGCTTCGATTCCAGGATGTTATAAAACAACACAAGGAGTTGATTGGAGATATTGATTGGGTCTTGTTGAGCAACTCGTATTGGTTAGATGACTATACTCCATGTTTGAACTATGGATTGAGAGGTGTGATAAATGCTAATGTCACCATCAAGTCTGATAGACCAGATAGACATTCAGGTGTTGATGGAGGAGTTAGTAGAGAACCGGTGATGGATATGGTTCAAGTGCTTAGCACATTAATGGATCCAACCACTcaggaaataaaaattgatGGATTTTACGATGATATATTACCTTTAACAGCTGTTGAGGAACAACTATACGAAAAAATTAGAGAGATGCTGAAAACATCAgttgatattgatattCTAAAGGCTAAGTGGAGACAGCCTTCGTTAACTATTCACAAGATACAAGTTTCGGGACCCAATAACAATACAGTTATACCCCAAGTTGTTAAGGCTACAATTTCCTTGCGTATTGTGCCAAACCAAGATTTGGAAACAATTAAACAGAAACTTAAAGACCATCTTGGTAATGTGTTTAGCTCACTTGGTTCAGATAACTCCTTACTGGTGAATGTATTCCATGAAGCTGAGCCTTGGCTTGGAGACcctgaaaacaaaatgtaCCAAATCTTGCGTGAGAATGTGCAACATCATTGGCAACAAGAGCCTATATTTATTAGAGAAGGTGGATCGATTCCCTCGGTAAGGTTCTTGGAGAAATGCTTTGGCGCGCCAGCTGCACAGATCCCATGTGGCCAATCAAGTGATAACGCTCATTTAAAGGATGAAAAACTTCGAATTGTTAATTTGTTCAAGTTGAGAAGCATTTTGACAGACACCTTTAAGGAGATTGGCtctcaaaaataa